In Leptospira ellinghausenii, the following proteins share a genomic window:
- the atpD gene encoding F0F1 ATP synthase subunit beta, whose amino-acid sequence MNKGKIKQIIGSVLDISFDSGNMPEIYNAVEIQSKVNGKDVTITAEVQQHIGDNTVRAISLQSTDGLKRGLEVVDTGIPISVPVGTKTLGRIFNVLGEAIDELGDLPKDVKKMPIHRNAPSYEEIKPKTEIFETGIKVIDLLAPYIKGGKTGLFGGAGVGKTVLIQELINNIAKQHGGYSVFAGVGERTREGNDLWNEMKESGVIDKTVLCFGQMNEPPGARLRVALSALTMAENFRDESGSDILLFVDNIFRFSQAGSEVSALLGRMPSAVGYQPTLSTEMGGLQERITSTTRGSITSVQAIYVPADDLTDPAPATAFTHLDATTVLSRAISEKGIYPAVDPLDSTSRIMNPQIVGEEHYNTAREVQRILQRYKDLQDIIAILGMDELSEDDKILVARARRLEKFLSQPFHVAEQFTGRPGKYVKLEDTIRSFKGIIEGKYDTLPEQAFYMVGSIDEVIEAAKQLKG is encoded by the coding sequence ATGAATAAAGGTAAAATTAAACAAATCATCGGTTCGGTATTGGACATCAGTTTTGATTCCGGGAATATGCCTGAGATCTACAATGCCGTAGAGATTCAATCGAAAGTAAACGGCAAAGACGTTACCATCACTGCAGAAGTGCAACAACACATCGGAGACAACACAGTTCGTGCGATCTCCCTTCAATCCACAGACGGTTTAAAACGTGGTTTGGAAGTGGTTGATACTGGGATTCCAATCTCTGTTCCAGTAGGAACAAAAACACTTGGTAGAATTTTTAACGTCCTCGGTGAGGCAATCGATGAACTCGGTGACCTTCCAAAAGACGTAAAGAAGATGCCAATCCATAGAAATGCTCCTTCTTACGAAGAAATTAAACCTAAAACTGAGATCTTTGAAACAGGGATCAAGGTAATCGACCTTCTTGCTCCTTACATCAAAGGGGGAAAAACTGGACTCTTCGGTGGTGCTGGGGTTGGTAAAACCGTTCTTATCCAAGAGCTCATCAATAACATTGCGAAACAACATGGTGGTTACTCTGTGTTCGCTGGTGTGGGTGAAAGAACTCGTGAAGGAAACGACCTTTGGAATGAAATGAAAGAATCTGGGGTAATCGACAAAACAGTACTTTGTTTTGGTCAAATGAACGAACCTCCAGGTGCACGTCTTCGTGTGGCTCTTTCTGCATTAACAATGGCAGAAAACTTCCGTGATGAGTCAGGATCTGATATCCTTCTATTCGTTGATAACATCTTCCGTTTCTCACAAGCAGGTTCTGAAGTATCGGCCCTTCTTGGTCGTATGCCATCTGCGGTAGGATACCAACCAACTCTTTCCACAGAGATGGGGGGATTACAAGAACGAATCACTTCCACAACAAGAGGTTCCATTACTTCTGTGCAAGCGATCTACGTTCCTGCCGACGACTTAACTGACCCGGCTCCTGCAACTGCGTTTACACACTTAGATGCAACTACAGTTCTTTCTCGTGCGATTTCTGAAAAAGGGATTTACCCTGCTGTGGATCCACTCGATTCCACATCACGGATCATGAACCCTCAAATCGTTGGGGAAGAACATTACAACACGGCGCGTGAAGTACAAAGAATTTTACAACGTTATAAAGACCTTCAAGATATCATTGCAATCCTTGGTATGGACGAACTTTCTGAGGATGACAAAATCCTTGTGGCTCGTGCTCGTCGTTTGGAAAAATTCCTTTCTCAACCATTCCACGTGGCAGAACAGTTCACGGGTCGACCTGGTAAGTATGTGAAGTTAGAAGATACCATTCGTTCCTTCAAAGGAATCATTGAAGGTAAGTATGACACTCTTCCAGAACAAGCATTCTACATGGTCGGATCGATTGACGAAGTGATCGAAGCGGCGAAACAACTCAAAGGTTAA
- a CDS encoding glutathione peroxidase encodes MAEEFYKIKVKRGSEEIPMEQFKDKVLLIVNTASQCGFTPQYKGLQETYDRWKGKGLEILAFPCNQFGEQEPGSDAEIKLFCEKTFSTTFPIFSKLEVNGPNTDPLYSHLKKNAPGIFGSLDIKWNFTKFLVDKNGNVVKRYAPITKPEAIEKDIEKLVQG; translated from the coding sequence ATGGCAGAAGAATTTTACAAAATTAAGGTGAAACGAGGATCCGAAGAGATCCCGATGGAACAATTTAAAGATAAAGTATTGTTAATTGTGAATACAGCAAGCCAGTGTGGTTTTACTCCTCAATACAAAGGCTTACAAGAAACGTATGATCGTTGGAAAGGCAAAGGGTTGGAGATTTTGGCATTCCCATGTAACCAATTTGGAGAACAAGAGCCAGGTTCTGATGCAGAGATCAAACTTTTTTGTGAGAAAACATTCTCAACTACATTTCCAATCTTTTCCAAACTTGAAGTGAATGGACCGAATACCGATCCTCTTTATTCCCATTTAAAGAAGAATGCGCCTGGTATCTTTGGATCATTAGATATTAAATGGAACTTCACGAAATTTTTAGTTGATAAAAATGGAAACGTTGTTAAGCGATACGCTCCAATCACGAAACCAGAAGCAATTGAAAAGGATATTGAAAAACTTGTCCAAGGCTAA
- the atpH gene encoding ATP synthase F1 subunit delta — translation MSLNQISKVYATALLELAQETNSLESTEEELSSLVDIFFSDDTIRHYFLSPLVDPSEKEQTAAKSVQGKASEIVANFITLVVRKNRFLYLKDILEDYRTGVDRLRNRSSLRIVSKESLGKEAVDRITKSISSKFGRDVRVTEHMDPALIGGFKIYIDDFLIDASIRAKLAGTREALLQKKIPVGAFE, via the coding sequence ATGAGTCTGAACCAAATTTCAAAGGTTTACGCAACGGCACTTTTAGAGTTAGCTCAAGAAACTAACTCACTTGAGTCAACGGAAGAGGAATTATCAAGTTTAGTTGATATTTTCTTTTCCGATGACACAATCCGCCATTATTTTCTTTCTCCGTTAGTTGATCCTTCCGAGAAAGAACAAACTGCCGCAAAGTCAGTTCAAGGGAAGGCATCAGAAATTGTTGCCAACTTCATTACACTTGTGGTTCGTAAAAATCGTTTCCTTTACTTAAAGGATATTCTGGAAGATTATCGTACGGGTGTAGACCGACTTAGAAATCGTAGTTCCCTTCGTATCGTTTCCAAAGAATCTTTGGGCAAAGAAGCAGTGGATCGAATCACGAAGTCCATCTCTTCCAAGTTCGGACGCGATGTTCGTGTCACAGAGCATATGGATCCAGCACTCATCGGTGGATTCAAAATCTATATAGACGACTTTTTAATCGATGCCTCAATCCGCGCAAAACTTGCAGGAACTAGAGAGGCTCTCCTCCAAAAGAAAATCCCAGTCGGAGCATTTGAATGA
- the atpB gene encoding F0F1 ATP synthase subunit A, giving the protein MYLRAISVENKSKYRFFLSFLLVFSLSFTNVFANDSEGHSSDEGFDFSEVMAHHLGDAPIFPLNFGGTIVTEGQPGFDAENHDVFVNHDGVKYHYLGGLDLHITKRVTMMWIACFFMFLVFIPAANLISKNPKKVHNKFTSGVEAFVSYLKENVVDSSLDHHGHSYYHYIFSLFFFILFCNLFGLIPSIGELTVAASDGLVALGVFEHTPHSLHTFGEIWSGITPTGDISVTLSLASITLLTIYGTAFSYQGISFVAHAVPKGVPLLLWPLMWALEFIVTHVARSFALTMRLLANMTAGHVMILALLGFIFMSESWLIAPVSVLSSVLIYFLELLVAFLQAFIFSLLTAVFIGTVMHRH; this is encoded by the coding sequence TTGTATTTGCGAGCTATTTCAGTGGAAAATAAGTCTAAATATCGGTTTTTTTTATCATTTTTATTAGTTTTTTCCCTTAGTTTTACGAATGTTTTTGCAAACGATTCGGAAGGGCACAGCTCTGATGAGGGCTTCGATTTCAGCGAAGTGATGGCACACCATTTAGGTGACGCTCCTATCTTCCCATTGAACTTTGGTGGCACAATTGTTACAGAAGGCCAACCTGGATTTGATGCTGAAAATCACGATGTCTTCGTAAACCATGACGGTGTGAAGTACCACTACCTTGGTGGTCTTGACCTTCACATCACCAAACGAGTGACCATGATGTGGATTGCTTGTTTTTTTATGTTCCTTGTTTTTATCCCAGCAGCCAATTTGATCTCTAAGAACCCTAAGAAGGTTCATAATAAATTCACTTCGGGTGTAGAAGCGTTTGTGAGTTACTTGAAAGAAAATGTTGTGGATTCCTCTCTGGATCACCATGGACATTCTTATTATCACTACATCTTCTCTTTGTTTTTCTTTATTCTTTTCTGTAACTTGTTTGGTCTTATTCCTTCGATCGGAGAGCTAACAGTTGCAGCTTCTGATGGACTTGTGGCTCTTGGTGTTTTCGAACACACTCCACATTCTCTTCATACATTCGGAGAAATTTGGTCTGGCATCACACCAACTGGGGACATTAGTGTTACCCTTTCTCTTGCATCCATCACCTTACTCACAATCTACGGAACTGCATTTTCCTACCAAGGAATTTCGTTCGTCGCACACGCAGTTCCTAAGGGAGTTCCACTTCTACTTTGGCCATTAATGTGGGCTTTGGAATTCATTGTAACTCACGTTGCTCGCTCTTTTGCGTTAACAATGAGGTTACTTGCCAACATGACAGCAGGACACGTTATGATCCTTGCGTTACTTGGTTTTATCTTTATGAGCGAAAGTTGGCTCATTGCACCTGTATCTGTTCTCAGTTCAGTGCTCATCTACTTTTTAGAACTTCTTGTAGCCTTTTTACAAGCGTTCATTTTCTCTCTGCTCACAGCCGTTTTTATCGGAACTGTGATGCATAGACATTAA
- the atpC gene encoding ATP synthase F1 subunit epsilon gives MSKELTLTVISPDKILYQGKAESVILPGSVGYFGILPGHATLVSQLDFGLIKLHTAGKEFRIAIDGGFCEVRNDQIRVLTEGGDSEDDLSHDHAIELLQEAESLPTSKEKENLLKKAKVRILLHER, from the coding sequence ATGAGTAAAGAACTGACTTTAACAGTCATCTCGCCGGACAAAATCCTTTACCAGGGCAAGGCAGAATCAGTGATTCTGCCAGGTTCTGTGGGTTATTTTGGAATTTTACCTGGGCATGCAACCCTTGTGTCACAACTCGATTTTGGCCTCATTAAGTTGCATACAGCAGGAAAAGAATTCCGAATCGCCATTGATGGTGGATTTTGTGAAGTGAGAAATGACCAAATCCGAGTGCTCACGGAAGGTGGGGATTCTGAAGACGATTTGTCTCATGACCACGCCATCGAGCTCTTACAAGAAGCAGAATCTCTCCCAACCTCGAAAGAGAAAGAAAATCTCCTAAAGAAAGCAAAAGTTCGCATTTTACTGCACGAACGTTAA
- the atpE gene encoding ATP synthase F0 subunit C, giving the protein MEFGLGYIAVGLAAGLALLGAGIGIGRIGGSVAESISRQPEAAGKIQLVLYVAAGMIEGAALFAVVIALLIALKLNGSIDKTIGAGATKVEQGQ; this is encoded by the coding sequence ATGGAATTCGGTTTAGGATACATCGCAGTAGGACTCGCAGCAGGACTTGCATTACTTGGTGCAGGAATCGGTATTGGTAGAATTGGTGGATCAGTGGCAGAAAGCATTAGCCGCCAACCAGAAGCAGCGGGAAAGATCCAACTCGTTCTTTACGTAGCAGCAGGTATGATTGAAGGGGCAGCACTTTTCGCAGTGGTAATCGCTCTTCTTATCGCGCTCAAACTCAATGGCTCAATTGACAAAACAATTGGTGCTGGTGCCACTAAAGTAGAACAAGGACAATAG
- a CDS encoding MarR family winged helix-turn-helix transcriptional regulator: MSKAKAYKEEVLLLKNQICFSMYSSMHRLMKLYRPLLADIGLTYPQYIVMLVMWEEKEITVTKLGDRLQLDSGTLTPLLKRLEKSGQIQRTRSLEDERVVVLTLTKNGKLLREKAKSIPEQIFCLSGIEESQAMQLKTILDEFGKDYK; the protein is encoded by the coding sequence TTGTCCAAGGCTAAGGCATACAAAGAAGAGGTTCTTTTATTAAAGAATCAAATTTGTTTTTCGATGTATTCATCTATGCATCGATTGATGAAACTCTATCGTCCGCTTCTAGCGGACATAGGGTTAACTTATCCACAATATATAGTTATGCTTGTTATGTGGGAAGAAAAAGAAATTACGGTCACTAAACTTGGGGATAGGTTACAACTGGATTCAGGAACATTGACTCCACTTCTGAAAAGATTAGAAAAAAGTGGTCAAATACAAAGGACAAGAAGTTTAGAAGATGAACGGGTTGTTGTTTTGACGCTTACAAAAAACGGAAAACTTCTCCGCGAAAAGGCAAAATCCATTCCAGAACAAATCTTTTGTTTATCTGGAATCGAAGAAAGCCAAGCGATGCAATTAAAAACGATTCTAGATGAGTTTGGAAAAGATTATAAATAA
- a CDS encoding P-II family nitrogen regulator gives MKLVIAIIQPHKLEEVKNELTKNEIYRLTVSDVQGYGQQKGKTEVFRGHEYQVNLLRKVRLEIAVNDEFVKPTVDAILKAAKTGPEGKIGDGKIFVMPLEEVIRIRSGERGNKAI, from the coding sequence ATGAAATTAGTAATAGCAATTATACAACCACACAAATTAGAAGAAGTTAAAAACGAACTAACTAAAAATGAAATTTATCGTTTAACAGTGAGTGATGTGCAAGGTTATGGCCAACAAAAAGGGAAAACAGAAGTATTTCGTGGACACGAATACCAAGTGAACCTACTCAGAAAAGTTCGTTTGGAAATTGCAGTGAATGATGAATTTGTAAAACCAACAGTCGATGCGATATTAAAAGCAGCAAAAACTGGACCGGAAGGTAAAATTGGAGATGGTAAAATTTTTGTGATGCCATTAGAAGAAGTGATCCGCATCCGCAGTGGCGAACGAGGGAATAAAGCCATCTAA
- a CDS encoding F0F1 ATP synthase subunit B, whose translation MVLLAASGFNLLKVNPGLVIWTLVTFSVVVFVLKKFAWDKILHALEERASGIQGDINKAESLRVEAEKSLKEYKDQLFKATEEAHRIVDEAKKDAVALRTKLTEEAHNEVKSIKDNAVREIELAKGRALSELQNQIVEMSVLIASEILEKQLKKEDYASFVEKEIAKLDKLKIK comes from the coding sequence TTGGTACTCCTCGCGGCTTCCGGCTTCAATTTGCTGAAAGTCAATCCGGGTCTGGTCATCTGGACCCTGGTCACTTTCTCAGTTGTTGTCTTCGTTCTTAAAAAATTTGCATGGGACAAGATCCTTCATGCTCTCGAAGAACGTGCTTCCGGCATCCAAGGTGATATCAACAAAGCGGAATCTCTTCGTGTTGAAGCAGAAAAGTCTTTAAAAGAATACAAAGACCAACTCTTCAAAGCAACCGAAGAAGCACACAGAATTGTCGATGAAGCTAAGAAAGATGCAGTTGCTCTCCGCACAAAATTGACGGAAGAAGCACACAATGAAGTAAAAAGTATTAAAGACAATGCTGTTCGAGAGATCGAACTTGCTAAAGGCAGAGCCTTGTCTGAGTTACAAAACCAAATTGTGGAAATGTCCGTTCTCATCGCGAGTGAGATCTTGGAGAAACAATTGAAGAAGGAAGACTATGCTTCCTTTGTCGAAAAAGAGATCGCAAAACTCGATAAACTTAAAATAAAATGA
- the atpA gene encoding F0F1 ATP synthase subunit alpha, translating into MKIKTDEVTSVLKQEIKNFKKDLQVEEVGTVLEVGDGIARVYGLTNVMSGELVEFQNGVRGQAFNLEENSVGVVIFGDYIKIEEGFTVKRVGKIFEVPVGPELLGRVLNPLGEVIDGKGPLNAKKTRPVESPAPGIAMRKSVHEPMQTGIKAIDAMIPIGRGQRELIIGDRGTGKTSIAIDTIINQKGKGVICVYVAIGQKASTVASTIEMLREKGALEYTIIVSANASEPAPMLYIAPYSGATMAEYFMYEEGKATLVVYDDLSKQAVAYRQMSLLLRRPPGREAYPGDVFYLHSRLLERAAKLDDKFGGGSMTALPIIETQEGEVSAYIPTNVISITDGQIYLQSNLFASGLRPAVDVGISVSRVGSAAQIKAMKKVAGTLKSDLAQFRDLEAFAQLGTELDPVTQAQLDRGYRVLEILKQPNNSPTPVEEQVISIFAVTKGFMDTIPTAKVREFEAFLLKTMREQHAEILEEIRTAKEVKQEAALQKTIKSIVEHFLAKNN; encoded by the coding sequence ATGAAAATTAAAACAGACGAAGTAACGTCGGTACTAAAACAAGAAATTAAAAACTTCAAGAAAGACCTTCAAGTTGAAGAAGTCGGAACAGTTCTCGAAGTCGGGGACGGGATTGCGAGAGTTTACGGTCTCACAAACGTAATGTCAGGAGAGCTCGTTGAATTCCAAAACGGAGTTCGAGGCCAAGCCTTCAACTTAGAAGAAAATTCAGTTGGGGTTGTTATCTTTGGTGATTATATTAAAATCGAAGAAGGTTTCACCGTTAAACGTGTGGGAAAAATCTTCGAAGTTCCAGTGGGACCAGAACTTCTTGGTCGAGTGCTTAACCCTCTAGGGGAAGTGATCGACGGAAAAGGACCACTCAACGCGAAAAAAACAAGACCTGTTGAGTCTCCAGCTCCTGGTATTGCGATGAGAAAATCAGTTCATGAACCAATGCAAACAGGTATCAAAGCGATTGACGCAATGATCCCAATTGGACGTGGACAAAGAGAGCTCATCATTGGTGACCGCGGAACAGGAAAAACTTCCATCGCAATCGACACCATCATTAACCAAAAAGGAAAAGGTGTGATCTGCGTTTATGTAGCGATTGGACAAAAAGCATCTACTGTTGCTTCCACCATCGAAATGTTACGCGAAAAAGGTGCGCTTGAGTATACGATCATTGTATCGGCTAACGCATCTGAACCTGCTCCTATGTTATACATTGCACCTTATTCTGGTGCGACAATGGCTGAATACTTCATGTATGAAGAAGGGAAAGCAACTCTCGTTGTTTATGATGACCTTTCTAAACAAGCCGTTGCTTACCGACAAATGTCACTCCTTCTTCGCCGCCCACCAGGTCGTGAAGCATATCCTGGGGACGTATTCTACCTTCACTCTCGCCTCCTTGAAAGAGCAGCGAAACTAGATGATAAATTCGGTGGTGGGTCTATGACAGCACTTCCAATCATTGAGACACAAGAAGGGGAAGTTTCTGCCTACATTCCAACAAACGTAATTTCCATCACTGATGGTCAGATTTACCTCCAATCCAACCTTTTTGCATCGGGTCTTCGCCCTGCGGTGGATGTGGGAATTTCTGTATCACGGGTTGGATCTGCAGCGCAAATCAAAGCGATGAAAAAAGTTGCAGGAACACTTAAGTCAGATTTGGCACAGTTCCGTGACTTAGAAGCGTTTGCGCAGTTAGGAACAGAACTAGACCCAGTGACACAAGCTCAGCTTGATCGTGGTTACCGAGTTCTTGAAATTCTCAAACAACCAAATAACTCTCCAACTCCAGTTGAAGAACAAGTGATTTCGATCTTCGCTGTGACAAAAGGTTTTATGGATACAATTCCTACTGCAAAAGTAAGAGAATTCGAAGCCTTCCTCTTGAAAACAATGAGAGAGCAACACGCAGAAATTTTGGAAGAAATCAGAACTGCAAAAGAAGTGAAACAAGAAGCAGCTCTGCAAAAAACAATCAAATCGATTGTAGAACATTTTTTAGCAAAGAATAACTAA
- a CDS encoding ammonium transporter produces the protein MADAEITTPNPIDKADTTWMLISSALVFFMIPGLSLFYGGIVRSKNVLSTMMHSFVAMIVMTLQWTIFGYSFAFSGENPFVGNFDLAFLDGINIDSTKGTIPTYVHFLFQGMFALITPALISGAIAERIKLSAYILFILVWSTLVYDPVAHWVWADSGWLFKMNALDFAGGTVVHLISGIAGLSAAIVIGKRKGDAGLLTHPNNMTYTLLGSGLLWFGWFGFNAGSGLAVNGLAARAFLVTLIAPAAAGASWLLIEWYHTKKATALGAASGIVAGLVVITPASGFVGVKGALIMGLLVSPICYLAILLKGKLKYDDTLDAFGIHGAGGAFGAILTGIFALELAEGMTFESQMMAQIISVIATGFYSFVVSYLIAFVIEKTVGFRIEEDKEITGLDQEIHGEKGYDIR, from the coding sequence ATGGCAGATGCAGAAATAACAACACCAAACCCAATCGATAAAGCTGATACCACTTGGATGTTGATTTCTTCTGCATTGGTTTTTTTTATGATCCCTGGACTTTCTTTATTCTATGGAGGAATTGTCAGATCCAAAAACGTTTTATCCACAATGATGCATAGTTTTGTTGCGATGATTGTAATGACATTACAGTGGACAATTTTTGGTTATAGTTTTGCATTTTCAGGTGAGAATCCATTTGTTGGAAATTTTGATTTAGCTTTTTTGGATGGAATTAACATTGATTCCACGAAAGGTACAATCCCTACTTACGTACATTTTTTGTTCCAAGGTATGTTTGCTTTGATTACACCAGCCTTAATTTCTGGTGCGATCGCAGAAAGAATTAAACTCTCAGCATATATTCTATTTATACTCGTTTGGTCAACGTTAGTTTATGATCCAGTCGCACATTGGGTATGGGCAGATTCAGGTTGGTTATTTAAAATGAATGCCTTAGATTTTGCAGGTGGGACTGTTGTACATTTAATTTCGGGTATTGCTGGTTTATCAGCTGCAATTGTGATAGGAAAACGAAAAGGTGATGCAGGTCTCCTCACCCATCCCAATAACATGACGTACACATTGCTTGGCTCCGGATTGTTATGGTTTGGTTGGTTTGGTTTTAATGCTGGATCTGGCCTTGCTGTGAATGGACTTGCTGCACGTGCTTTTTTAGTCACTTTAATTGCTCCTGCAGCGGCCGGTGCAAGTTGGTTACTCATTGAATGGTATCATACAAAAAAAGCGACAGCACTTGGTGCAGCGTCTGGAATTGTTGCAGGTCTAGTTGTCATCACACCGGCTTCTGGTTTTGTAGGAGTCAAAGGAGCCCTTATTATGGGTTTACTCGTTTCACCTATTTGCTATTTAGCGATTCTATTAAAAGGTAAACTAAAGTATGATGATACATTAGATGCATTTGGTATCCACGGTGCAGGTGGAGCATTTGGTGCCATATTAACTGGTATATTCGCATTGGAATTAGCAGAAGGAATGACATTCGAAAGCCAAATGATGGCTCAGATTATCAGCGTGATTGCCACTGGTTTTTATTCTTTTGTCGTCTCATATCTCATAGCATTTGTAATTGAGAAAACAGTTGGCTTTAGAATCGAAGAAGATAAAGAAATCACTGGTCTCGACCAAGAGATTCATGGTGAAAAAGGATATGATATAAGGTAA
- the atpG gene encoding ATP synthase F1 subunit gamma, translating into MATPREIKKRINSVKNTRKITRTMEMVSTAKAKKATNKVNAAKPYADLTRELVSSLSSLAGIIHSPYLRKPDKIRKVAILAIAANRGLCGGFNSNLLRMVKNRIEELKSKGVEVEVHAAGKKAISFFKFAKVELVTSYTNIDDKAGSKEANDLASYFMERFANESVDSVEIISTHYYSAANQKPEITSVLPLQMEESGSKGSSGPEVLYEPDPKTILENLLPMVIKTTFVKIILESVASEHIARRVAMKAATDAAGEMIKLLTRGYNRVRQAKITQEISEIVGGAEAIS; encoded by the coding sequence TTGGCGACACCGCGTGAGATAAAAAAGAGGATTAACTCGGTTAAAAACACGAGAAAAATCACTCGAACCATGGAGATGGTCTCCACGGCTAAGGCAAAAAAAGCCACTAACAAAGTGAATGCGGCAAAACCATATGCCGACTTAACACGTGAGTTAGTATCTTCTTTGTCTAGCCTTGCAGGGATCATTCACAGCCCTTACTTAAGGAAGCCGGACAAAATCCGTAAGGTAGCTATCCTTGCAATCGCCGCAAACCGTGGGTTATGTGGTGGTTTTAACTCCAACCTTCTTCGTATGGTGAAAAACCGTATCGAAGAGTTGAAGTCAAAAGGTGTGGAAGTAGAAGTCCATGCTGCAGGGAAAAAAGCGATCTCTTTCTTTAAATTTGCTAAAGTTGAATTGGTAACATCATACACCAACATCGATGACAAAGCCGGAAGTAAAGAAGCAAACGATCTTGCTTCTTATTTTATGGAACGTTTTGCCAACGAATCGGTGGATTCTGTTGAAATCATTTCCACTCATTATTATTCAGCAGCCAATCAAAAACCTGAGATCACGTCTGTTCTTCCGCTTCAAATGGAAGAATCGGGTTCCAAGGGTTCTTCTGGTCCAGAAGTGTTATACGAACCAGATCCAAAAACCATCTTAGAAAACTTACTTCCAATGGTGATTAAAACAACTTTTGTTAAAATCATTTTGGAGTCAGTTGCTTCCGAACACATTGCACGTAGAGTGGCGATGAAAGCAGCTACAGATGCCGCTGGTGAGATGATTAAACTTCTGACTCGCGGTTACAACCGAGTTCGTCAGGCAAAAATTACGCAGGAAATTTCAGAAATCGTAGGGGGAGCGGAAGCCATCTCCTAA